One window from the genome of Halostella litorea encodes:
- a CDS encoding S9 family peptidase produces MSYDIERYLNVRKAYGASFGPDGERLAFLLDTTGVPQVWTLDAPGAWPEQRTFSDERVTFASWSPERAELAFGMDEGGNERTQLFRLDADDGTVTPLTATPDAKHRWGGWSHDGERFAFASNRRDESVFDVYVQGRDETGDGATLVHEGDGWLSLAGWSPDDDRLIVHEAHSSFDHDLHVLHLDSGELEHLTADTDDVRYGSPEWGPEGDALYLVSDAGSDTTYLARLPLDGGDLAVVEDGGEWNVGGVALDDETGRLAYSRNVDGYTDLTVGELAGPAEIETFPEPDLPGGVCGGVSFGPDAERFSITVNGDTVNPNVFVVDVESGDAERWTDAPTAGIPRERFRESELVHVESFGVDGRRPSDRGAESHGGLEVPGFLTLPDGAEADGAGASGDIPVVVDIHGGPASQRRPSFYGVKQYLVDRGFGVFEPNVRGSSGYGRDYAALDDVEKRMDSVADAKACADWLADHPAVDPDRIAVMGGSYGGFMVLACLTEYPERWAAGVDIVGIANFVTFLENTGEWRRSLREAEYGSLDEDRDLLESISPIHRADRIAAPLFVLHGENDPRVPVGEAEQIVEEAREGGVPVRKLIFEDEGHGFTKLGNRIEAYSAIAEFLDEHV; encoded by the coding sequence GTGAGCTACGACATCGAGCGGTACCTCAACGTCCGGAAGGCCTACGGCGCGTCGTTCGGCCCCGACGGCGAGCGCCTCGCGTTCCTGCTGGACACGACCGGCGTCCCGCAGGTGTGGACGCTCGACGCGCCGGGCGCGTGGCCCGAACAGCGGACGTTCTCCGACGAGCGCGTCACGTTCGCCTCGTGGTCGCCCGAGCGCGCCGAACTCGCCTTCGGGATGGACGAGGGCGGCAACGAGCGGACGCAGCTGTTCCGGCTCGACGCCGACGACGGGACGGTGACGCCGCTGACGGCGACGCCCGACGCCAAGCACCGCTGGGGCGGCTGGAGCCACGACGGCGAGCGGTTCGCGTTCGCCTCGAACCGCCGCGACGAGTCCGTCTTCGACGTGTACGTACAGGGGCGCGACGAGACCGGCGACGGGGCGACGCTCGTCCACGAGGGCGACGGCTGGCTCTCGCTGGCGGGCTGGTCGCCCGACGACGACCGGCTGATCGTCCACGAGGCCCACTCCAGTTTCGACCACGACCTGCACGTGCTCCACCTCGATTCGGGCGAACTGGAGCACCTGACGGCCGACACCGACGACGTCCGCTACGGCAGCCCCGAGTGGGGGCCCGAGGGCGACGCGCTCTACCTCGTCAGCGACGCGGGGAGCGACACGACGTACCTCGCGCGGCTCCCGCTCGACGGCGGCGACCTCGCGGTCGTCGAGGACGGCGGCGAGTGGAACGTCGGCGGCGTCGCTCTCGACGACGAGACGGGGCGGCTCGCCTACTCCCGGAACGTCGACGGCTACACCGACCTCACCGTCGGCGAACTCGCCGGCCCGGCCGAGATAGAGACGTTCCCCGAGCCGGACCTGCCCGGCGGCGTCTGCGGCGGCGTGAGCTTCGGCCCGGACGCCGAGCGGTTCTCGATCACGGTCAACGGCGATACGGTCAACCCCAACGTCTTCGTCGTCGACGTCGAGAGCGGCGACGCCGAGCGCTGGACGGACGCCCCGACGGCCGGCATCCCGCGCGAGCGGTTCCGCGAGTCCGAACTCGTCCACGTCGAGAGCTTCGGCGTCGACGGGCGTCGCCCGTCGGATCGTGGGGCGGAGTCCCACGGCGGGCTGGAGGTCCCCGGCTTCCTCACGCTCCCCGACGGGGCCGAGGCGGACGGCGCGGGGGCCTCGGGCGACATCCCCGTCGTCGTCGACATCCACGGCGGCCCCGCCAGCCAGCGCCGGCCGTCGTTCTACGGCGTCAAGCAGTACCTCGTCGACCGGGGCTTCGGGGTGTTCGAGCCGAACGTCCGCGGCTCCTCCGGCTACGGCCGGGACTACGCCGCGCTGGACGACGTGGAAAAGCGGATGGACTCGGTGGCGGACGCGAAGGCCTGCGCCGACTGGCTCGCCGACCACCCCGCGGTCGACCCCGACCGGATCGCCGTCATGGGCGGCTCCTACGGCGGGTTCATGGTGCTCGCTTGCCTCACGGAGTACCCCGAACGCTGGGCCGCGGGCGTCGACATCGTCGGCATCGCCAACTTCGTCACGTTCCTGGAGAACACCGGCGAGTGGCGGCGCTCGCTCCGCGAGGCCGAGTACGGGAGCCTGGACGAGGACCGCGACCTGCTGGAGTCGATCAGCCCGATCCACCGGGCCGACCGGATCGCCGCCCCGCTGTTCGTGCTCCACGGCGAGAACGACCCGCGGGTCCCCGTCGGGGAGGCCGAACAGATCGTCGAGGAGGCCCGCGAGGGGGGCGTCCCCGTCCGCAAGCTGATCTTCGAGGACGAGGGCCACGGGTTCACCAAACTGGGCAACCGGATCGAGGCGTACTCCGCGATCGCCGAGTTCCTCGACGAGCACGTCTGA
- a CDS encoding integrin alpha, translating into MSTSTDRGVAVALVAIVALSVVAITGGPIQGFAAASASPGEETALSQETRTGTLSGNVSLTAADVTVRGEDPGDRLGSAVSSAGDVNGDGDADVIVGAQFANASGNRSGAAYLFYGPVEDGEYDPADANLTLRAEAGNDWAGYSVAAGDVNGDGRSDLVVGAPLHDAGDANTGAVYVVYGAADLNGSLNLSDADVKLTGEAAGDQFGLSVAAVGSGDGSDAVVAGAPRNDAAGSDAGAAYVFDVDGDVMLDGSDADAVLRGESAGDRAGHAVANGGDLDGDGSDDVVVGAPLANSTATNAGAVYVVTDHDEQTLANATTLTGEGEGDLAGWSVAGAGDVNSDGTDDVVVGAPYNATAGLDAGSAYVVHGSESLPDEIDLGNADRRLRGASPGDRAGWSVSSAGSGDVSCDQYADVLVGAPLADANGNDSGTAYLVYGGDDASAEQGLADADAKLHGEGAGDRAGVAVADVNDTSGDGNKDVAVGAPRNDTDGENNGAAYVVNGDCPVEQEPETTTEPTDTDTKEATTTAEDTTERETTRDRTTTERDTTKQSTEETTQAPGETTTEAPADTTTERKTTAEPTTTRETTETPGETTTTPETTTDTRTDTTTDTTTKTTTDTTTDTTTDSTTDTTTDSTTDTTTDTTTDTTTDTTTEPDQPEGVPIVDLECQFDVNGESQGFVTVSNLNDVEVQVRLVDGSGSTVDTLTLAPNEIGGTFGGLDDGDYAIETVVDGQVVDKQSFTIDCDDEQTKTTTDTTTDTTTDTTTDTTTDTTTDTTTDTTTDTTTDTTTDTTTDTTTDTTTDTTTDT; encoded by the coding sequence ATGAGCACATCGACCGATCGCGGCGTCGCAGTCGCCCTCGTGGCGATCGTTGCGTTGAGCGTCGTCGCAATCACCGGCGGACCCATACAGGGGTTCGCCGCCGCCAGCGCGAGTCCGGGGGAAGAGACCGCCCTCAGTCAGGAGACACGGACCGGAACGCTCTCCGGGAACGTCAGCCTCACCGCGGCCGACGTCACGGTTCGGGGCGAGGACCCGGGTGACAGGCTCGGGTCGGCGGTTTCGAGCGCCGGCGACGTGAACGGCGACGGGGACGCGGACGTGATAGTGGGCGCACAGTTCGCGAACGCGTCCGGGAACCGAAGCGGGGCGGCGTATCTCTTCTACGGGCCGGTCGAGGACGGGGAGTACGACCCCGCGGACGCGAACCTGACGCTCCGGGCCGAGGCCGGGAACGACTGGGCGGGGTACAGCGTCGCCGCGGGCGACGTCAACGGCGACGGGCGGAGCGACCTCGTCGTCGGCGCGCCGCTCCACGACGCCGGCGACGCCAACACGGGGGCCGTGTACGTCGTCTACGGCGCCGCGGACCTGAACGGGTCGCTGAACCTCTCGGACGCCGACGTGAAGCTGACCGGCGAGGCGGCGGGCGACCAGTTCGGCCTGTCCGTGGCCGCCGTCGGGTCCGGCGACGGGTCGGACGCCGTGGTCGCCGGCGCGCCGCGCAACGACGCCGCCGGGTCGGACGCCGGCGCGGCGTACGTCTTCGACGTCGACGGCGACGTGATGCTCGACGGGAGCGACGCCGACGCGGTCCTCCGCGGCGAGTCGGCGGGCGACCGCGCCGGTCACGCCGTCGCGAACGGCGGCGACCTGGACGGCGACGGGTCCGACGACGTCGTCGTCGGCGCGCCGCTCGCCAACAGCACCGCGACCAACGCGGGGGCGGTCTACGTCGTGACGGACCACGACGAGCAAACGCTCGCGAACGCCACGACGCTGACCGGCGAGGGCGAGGGCGACCTGGCCGGCTGGTCGGTCGCCGGCGCCGGCGACGTGAACAGCGACGGAACCGACGACGTCGTCGTCGGCGCGCCGTACAACGCCACCGCCGGCCTCGACGCCGGGTCGGCCTACGTCGTCCACGGGAGCGAGTCGCTCCCGGACGAGATCGACCTCGGGAACGCGGACCGCCGCCTGCGTGGGGCCTCGCCGGGCGACCGCGCCGGCTGGTCGGTGTCCTCGGCCGGGTCGGGCGACGTGAGCTGTGACCAGTACGCCGACGTGCTCGTCGGCGCGCCGCTCGCCGACGCGAACGGCAACGACAGCGGGACCGCGTACCTCGTCTACGGGGGCGACGACGCGTCCGCCGAGCAGGGCCTCGCGGACGCCGACGCGAAACTCCACGGCGAGGGCGCGGGCGACCGCGCCGGCGTCGCCGTGGCCGACGTGAACGACACCAGCGGCGACGGCAACAAGGACGTCGCGGTCGGCGCGCCGCGCAACGACACCGACGGCGAGAACAACGGCGCGGCCTACGTCGTGAACGGCGACTGCCCGGTCGAGCAGGAACCCGAGACGACGACTGAACCGACCGACACGGACACGAAAGAGGCGACGACCACCGCGGAGGACACCACCGAACGCGAAACGACCAGGGATCGGACCACCACCGAACGGGACACCACCAAGCAGTCCACCGAAGAGACGACGCAAGCGCCGGGCGAGACGACCACGGAAGCCCCGGCGGATACGACGACCGAACGGAAGACTACCGCGGAGCCGACCACTACGCGCGAGACGACGGAAACGCCGGGCGAGACGACCACGACGCCTGAAACCACTACTGACACGAGGACTGACACTACCACCGATACGACAACTAAGACGACTACCGACACTACCACCGATACGACTACCGACAGCACCACCGATACGACTACCGACAGCACCACCGACACCACCACTGACACGACGACTGATACGACCACCGACACCACCACCGAACCGGACCAACCGGAGGGTGTCCCCATCGTCGATCTGGAGTGCCAGTTCGACGTCAACGGTGAATCGCAGGGGTTCGTCACGGTGTCGAACCTGAACGACGTCGAGGTCCAGGTCCGGCTGGTCGACGGAAGCGGGTCGACCGTCGACACCCTGACGCTTGCGCCCAACGAGATCGGTGGAACCTTCGGCGGACTGGATGACGGCGACTACGCGATCGAGACCGTCGTCGACGGGCAGGTGGTCGACAAGCAGTCGTTCACCATCGACTGCGACGACGAGCAGACGAAGACGACGACCGACACGACGACTGACACCACCACCGACACGACGACTGACACCACCACCGACACGACGACTGACACCACCACCGACACGACGACTGACACCACCACCGACACGACGACTGACACCACCACCGACACGACGACTGACACCACCACCGACACGACGACTGACACC
- a CDS encoding glycosyltransferase family 4 protein, whose amino-acid sequence MRIAVVTLETWHRRESPALRRLQFVAEGLAERGHDVHVLCEKWWSEPEHRHEVGGVTYHGTVVGTEAGTSFLVRLPFVLRRVDPDVVHAGAVPPSQVAAASVGASLSRCPLVAEWYGEDELTAGSERTRRWALTRPDAVVTPSRTVKTWARGAGADGDDVAVIPDAVDFDRIRATPPGDGGSVVYARRLDEGANLESLLLALAELRDRDWTATVIGDGPERAAYEQQARNLRIDGRVNFVGECDRDERIAVYRDAHVFAQTATRCAFPTELAWALAAGCVGIVEYHADSSAHELVENRERGFRTTSEQELADAIVDAGDLARLDVDESFADFDRRQVLESYLDRYRALREEAGLF is encoded by the coding sequence ATGCGGATCGCGGTCGTGACGCTGGAGACGTGGCACCGCCGGGAGAGCCCGGCGCTCCGGCGGCTACAGTTCGTCGCCGAGGGGCTGGCCGAGCGGGGGCACGACGTCCACGTCCTCTGCGAGAAGTGGTGGTCGGAGCCGGAGCACCGCCACGAGGTCGGCGGGGTCACGTACCACGGCACCGTCGTCGGCACGGAGGCGGGCACGTCGTTTCTCGTCCGGTTGCCGTTCGTCCTGCGGAGGGTCGACCCGGACGTGGTCCACGCGGGCGCGGTGCCGCCGTCGCAGGTCGCCGCCGCGAGCGTCGGCGCGTCGCTGTCGCGGTGTCCCCTCGTCGCCGAGTGGTACGGCGAGGACGAACTGACCGCGGGGAGCGAGCGGACCCGGCGGTGGGCGCTCACCCGACCCGACGCCGTCGTGACGCCCTCCCGGACGGTGAAGACGTGGGCGCGGGGGGCCGGCGCGGACGGCGACGACGTCGCGGTGATCCCGGACGCGGTCGACTTCGACCGGATCCGGGCGACGCCGCCGGGCGACGGCGGCAGCGTCGTGTACGCGCGCCGCCTCGACGAGGGCGCGAACCTGGAGAGCCTCCTGCTCGCGCTGGCCGAGTTGCGGGACCGCGACTGGACGGCGACGGTGATCGGCGACGGGCCGGAGCGGGCGGCGTACGAGCAGCAGGCCCGCAACCTGCGGATCGACGGCCGGGTGAACTTCGTCGGCGAGTGCGACCGCGACGAGCGGATCGCCGTCTACCGCGACGCCCACGTGTTCGCCCAGACGGCGACGCGCTGTGCGTTCCCGACCGAACTGGCGTGGGCGCTCGCCGCGGGCTGTGTCGGCATCGTCGAGTACCACGCCGACTCCAGCGCGCACGAACTGGTCGAGAACCGCGAACGGGGGTTCCGGACGACGAGCGAGCAGGAACTGGCCGACGCCATCGTCGACGCGGGCGACCTGGCGCGCCTCGACGTCGACGAGTCGTTCGCCGACTTCGACCGCCGTCAGGTGCTGGAGTCGTACCTCGACCGCTACCGCGCGCTGCGGGAGGAAGCGGGGCTGTTCTGA
- the folP gene encoding dihydropteroate synthase encodes MEYHEAANFLYDLRRFGPRPGTESTADLLAHLDVDDRPRFVQVAGSNGKGSTARMVESVLREAGLSVGLYTSPHFEDLRERVRVDGRMVPESAVAEFVDAVRPYVVDRAADGEPPTFFETMTALAVWQFARRDVDVAVLEVGIGGKLDATSAVDPVASAVTTVSLEHTSVLGDTVAEIGRDKAHVAPDDAPLVTGTTGEALAAVREQAGDVVTVGEEDADVTATYGGRTNHAEASVALDGPDWGVETRLPTLGAHQATNAGIAAVLARQVAGVDEGTIARGLRSAHWPGRFEVIGASPTVVLDGAHNPAACERLAETLAEFDYDDLRLVVGAMHEKDHRGMAAALPTPDAVTACRPALSRAEDADVLATVFDRAGAGSVRTRDAVADAVDAALADAGPDDLVVVTGSLYAVAEARSRWTNAPVPKTVRDRADARGALESANVPEPAVRRLAADGVHRTLKLRVQRRQAHALREELPSLGGDCAVSGLAAGSDDGRVVDAVLSGTLAQFEALVDALDDRPHGLPTVADRIRDALDLGGRADGGDYPWTDGTAVMGILNVTPDSFHDGGEYDRVEDAVRRAEEMVENRADIVDVGGESTRPGADPVPVEEELERVVPVVEAIADVDAMISVDTRRAAVAEATLDAGADVVNDVTGLADPEMRFVAADHDAPLVVMHSRDAPVDPTADVEYDDVVEDVIAELRERVLLAEKAGLDREQILVDPGLGFAKSAAESFELLDRADELRALGCPVMIGHSHKSMFARAGYEHGERGDATVAATALAADRGADVVRVHDVAENVAAVRVTDATTDGDGR; translated from the coding sequence ATGGAGTATCACGAGGCGGCGAACTTCCTCTACGACCTGCGGCGGTTCGGCCCGCGCCCGGGGACCGAGTCGACCGCGGACCTGCTCGCCCACCTCGACGTCGACGACCGCCCGCGGTTCGTCCAAGTCGCGGGCTCGAACGGGAAGGGCAGCACCGCGCGGATGGTCGAGTCGGTCCTGCGGGAGGCCGGGCTGTCCGTCGGACTCTACACCTCGCCGCACTTCGAGGACCTCCGCGAGCGCGTCCGGGTCGACGGCCGGATGGTCCCCGAGTCGGCCGTCGCCGAGTTCGTCGACGCGGTCCGCCCGTACGTCGTCGACCGGGCGGCCGACGGCGAGCCGCCGACGTTCTTCGAGACGATGACGGCGCTCGCGGTGTGGCAGTTCGCCCGCCGGGACGTCGACGTCGCCGTGCTGGAGGTGGGGATCGGCGGCAAACTGGACGCGACGAGCGCCGTCGACCCCGTCGCCAGCGCGGTTACGACCGTCTCGCTGGAGCACACGAGCGTCCTCGGCGACACGGTCGCCGAGATCGGCCGCGACAAGGCCCACGTCGCGCCGGACGACGCGCCGCTCGTGACCGGGACGACCGGCGAGGCGCTGGCCGCCGTCCGGGAGCAGGCCGGCGACGTGGTCACCGTCGGCGAGGAAGACGCCGACGTGACCGCCACGTACGGGGGCCGGACGAACCACGCCGAGGCGAGCGTCGCGCTCGACGGCCCGGACTGGGGGGTCGAGACGCGGCTCCCGACACTGGGCGCGCATCAGGCGACCAACGCCGGCATCGCCGCCGTGCTCGCCCGGCAGGTCGCGGGGGTCGACGAGGGGACCATCGCCCGCGGCCTCCGGAGCGCCCACTGGCCCGGCCGGTTCGAGGTGATCGGCGCGTCGCCGACGGTCGTCCTCGACGGCGCGCACAACCCCGCCGCCTGCGAGCGCCTCGCCGAGACGCTCGCGGAGTTCGACTACGACGACCTCCGCCTCGTGGTCGGCGCGATGCACGAGAAGGACCACCGCGGGATGGCCGCCGCGCTGCCGACGCCGGACGCGGTGACGGCCTGCCGCCCGGCGCTGTCACGCGCCGAGGACGCGGACGTGCTGGCCACGGTGTTCGACCGCGCCGGGGCCGGATCGGTCCGGACGCGCGACGCCGTCGCCGACGCCGTCGACGCCGCGCTCGCCGACGCCGGCCCCGACGACCTGGTGGTCGTGACCGGCTCGCTGTACGCCGTCGCGGAGGCCCGGTCGCGGTGGACCAACGCGCCGGTCCCCAAGACGGTCCGCGACCGGGCCGACGCCCGCGGGGCGCTGGAGAGCGCGAACGTCCCCGAGCCGGCGGTCCGGCGGCTGGCGGCCGACGGCGTCCACCGGACGCTGAAGCTCCGCGTCCAGCGCCGGCAGGCCCACGCGCTCCGGGAGGAACTGCCGTCGCTCGGCGGCGACTGCGCCGTCTCGGGGCTGGCCGCGGGGAGCGACGACGGCCGCGTCGTCGACGCCGTGCTGTCCGGGACGCTCGCGCAGTTCGAGGCGCTCGTCGACGCGCTCGACGACCGCCCCCACGGCCTCCCGACCGTCGCCGACCGGATCCGCGACGCGCTGGACCTCGGGGGACGCGCCGACGGCGGCGACTACCCGTGGACGGACGGCACCGCGGTGATGGGCATCCTCAACGTCACGCCCGACTCGTTCCACGACGGCGGCGAGTACGACCGCGTCGAGGACGCCGTCCGCCGCGCCGAGGAGATGGTCGAGAACAGGGCCGACATCGTCGACGTGGGCGGCGAGAGCACCCGCCCCGGCGCGGACCCGGTGCCGGTCGAGGAAGAACTGGAGCGCGTCGTCCCCGTCGTCGAAGCGATCGCCGACGTCGACGCGATGATCTCCGTCGACACGCGCCGGGCGGCCGTCGCCGAGGCGACGCTGGACGCGGGCGCGGACGTCGTCAACGACGTCACCGGCCTCGCCGACCCCGAGATGCGCTTCGTCGCTGCCGACCACGACGCGCCGCTGGTCGTGATGCACAGCCGGGACGCGCCGGTCGACCCGACCGCCGACGTGGAGTACGACGACGTGGTCGAGGACGTCATCGCGGAACTGCGGGAGCGCGTCCTGCTGGCCGAGAAGGCCGGGCTGGACCGCGAGCAGATACTGGTCGACCCCGGGCTCGGCTTCGCGAAGTCCGCCGCCGAGAGCTTCGAACTGCTCGACCGCGCCGACGAACTGCGGGCGCTCGGCTGCCCCGTCATGATCGGCCACTCCCACAAGTCCATGTTCGCACGCGCCGGCTACGAGCACGGCGAGCGCGGCGACGCGACCGTCGCCGCGACGGCGCTGGCGGCCGACCGCGGTGCCGACGTGGTCCGGGTCCACGATGTCGCCGAGAACGTCGCGGCGGTGCGGGTCACCGACGCGACGACCGACGGCGACGGTCGGTAG
- the purH gene encoding bifunctional phosphoribosylaminoimidazolecarboxamide formyltransferase/IMP cyclohydrolase, which produces MEIAGLASNRGRNLMHVADESPGGADLAVVLTNDADAPVLDEAEKRGIPTEVVERADGEGRRDHEERVVAALDGYDADLVCLDGYMRILSDEFLDGAPTTLNVHPSLLPSFPGTDAWGDALDAGVDVTGCTVHVVTDATDEDGEVVEDLVDAGPVVTQEPVPVYEGDDADDLKERVLYQGEFKAYPRAVEWFAEGRVDVDREAGVVSVEGDEAADLPARRVTTADRAADLRYGENPHQDAALYADRASEAATVVGAPQLNEGAKALSYNNYNDADAALSLVKEFDRPAAAVIKHTNPAGCATAETLEAAYADALSTDAKSAFGGIVALNRECDAATAERVADSFKEVVVAPGYTDDALAALFEKDNLRVLDVGSLDAPAETHTEKDLVGGTLVQERDRQAPTADDLEVVTEREPTDEQVESMLFAWRTIKHVKSNAILFATGTETVGVGAGQVSRVDAVEIAKMKAESDAEGKSADGAVMASDAFFPFPDAIEAAAEAGIEAVIQPGGSVNDDDVIAACDEHDIAMAFTGSRAFRHD; this is translated from the coding sequence ATGGAGATCGCAGGCCTCGCCAGCAACCGCGGCCGCAACCTGATGCACGTCGCCGACGAGTCGCCGGGCGGTGCCGATCTGGCCGTCGTCCTGACCAACGACGCCGACGCGCCGGTCCTCGACGAGGCGGAAAAGCGCGGGATCCCGACGGAGGTCGTCGAACGCGCGGACGGCGAGGGCCGCCGCGACCACGAGGAGCGCGTCGTCGCGGCGCTGGACGGCTACGACGCCGACCTGGTCTGTCTCGACGGTTACATGCGCATCCTCTCGGACGAGTTCCTCGACGGCGCGCCGACGACGCTGAACGTCCACCCGTCGCTGCTGCCGTCGTTCCCGGGCACGGACGCCTGGGGCGACGCGCTCGACGCGGGCGTCGACGTCACCGGCTGCACCGTCCACGTCGTCACGGACGCCACCGACGAGGACGGCGAGGTCGTCGAGGACCTGGTCGACGCCGGCCCCGTCGTCACGCAGGAGCCGGTTCCGGTGTACGAGGGCGACGACGCCGACGACCTGAAGGAGCGCGTGCTGTACCAGGGGGAGTTCAAGGCGTACCCGCGGGCAGTCGAGTGGTTCGCCGAGGGCCGCGTCGACGTGGACCGCGAGGCCGGCGTCGTCAGCGTCGAGGGCGACGAGGCCGCGGACCTGCCCGCGCGCCGCGTGACGACCGCCGACCGCGCGGCCGACCTGCGTTACGGCGAGAACCCCCACCAGGACGCCGCGCTGTACGCCGACCGGGCCAGCGAGGCGGCCACCGTCGTCGGCGCGCCGCAGTTGAACGAGGGCGCGAAGGCGCTGTCCTACAACAACTACAACGACGCCGACGCCGCGCTGTCGCTCGTCAAGGAGTTCGACCGCCCCGCGGCGGCCGTCATCAAGCACACGAACCCGGCGGGCTGTGCCACCGCCGAGACGCTCGAAGCCGCCTACGCCGACGCGCTGTCGACCGACGCCAAGAGCGCGTTCGGCGGTATCGTCGCCCTCAACCGCGAGTGCGACGCCGCCACCGCCGAGCGCGTCGCCGACTCGTTCAAGGAGGTCGTCGTCGCTCCGGGGTACACCGACGACGCGCTCGCGGCGCTGTTCGAGAAGGACAATTTGCGGGTGCTCGACGTGGGATCGCTCGACGCCCCCGCCGAGACCCACACGGAGAAGGACCTCGTCGGCGGGACGCTCGTCCAGGAGCGCGACCGGCAGGCCCCGACCGCCGACGACCTGGAGGTCGTCACGGAGCGCGAACCGACCGACGAGCAGGTCGAGTCGATGCTGTTCGCCTGGCGGACGATAAAGCACGTCAAGTCCAACGCCATCCTCTTTGCGACGGGCACGGAGACGGTCGGCGTCGGTGCGGGGCAGGTGTCCCGCGTGGACGCCGTCGAGATAGCGAAGATGAAAGCCGAGAGCGACGCCGAGGGCAAGTCCGCCGACGGCGCGGTGATGGCCTCCGACGCCTTCTTCCCGTTCCCGGACGCCATCGAGGCCGCGGCCGAGGCCGGCATCGAGGCCGTCATCCAGCCGGGCGGGTCGGTCAACGACGACGACGTGATCGCCGCCTGCGACGAGCACGACATCGCGATGGCCTTCACCGGCAGCCGGGCGTTCCGGCACGACTGA
- the purB gene encoding adenylosuccinate lyase, with amino-acid sequence MTESLHAVSPLDGRYASRTAPLAPYASEAALMRARVRVEVEYLVALADLDATPLALDTAARQTLRALYKDFAEEDARLVKKLETEGYGEYEATNHDVKAVEYYIRHHLPDDMADVVPWIHFGLTSEDVNNLAHRLLVGPAVEEVLLGELRDVRDTLVDMAREHRDLPMLARTHGQPATPTTFGKEMAVYAARLGRATGRIRRALDGITGKLGGASGTFAAHDAALPEVDWRAFAREFVTGLGMEYAPLTTQVNPCDDLAELFDALRGANNVLLDLDRDVWLYVSDRYLGQEATEGETGSSTMPHKVNPIDFENSEGNLSKANSDLTFLADYITTSRLQRDLSDSTVKRNIGAALAHCLIGYTKTADGLDKVVPNEQVMRDDLRATPEVIGEAVQTILRREGHGDAYERVKALTRGQDVSIEDFRDLFDDLDVDAETRADLRALSPETYVGVADALVDDVDVDR; translated from the coding sequence ATGACCGAATCCCTGCACGCCGTGTCGCCGCTCGACGGGCGCTACGCGTCCCGGACCGCGCCGCTGGCCCCGTACGCGAGCGAGGCCGCGCTGATGCGGGCGCGGGTGCGCGTCGAGGTGGAGTACCTCGTCGCGCTGGCCGACCTCGACGCGACGCCGCTGGCACTCGACACCGCGGCGCGCCAGACCCTGCGGGCGCTGTACAAGGACTTCGCGGAGGAGGACGCCCGCCTCGTGAAGAAGTTGGAGACGGAGGGGTACGGCGAGTACGAGGCGACCAACCACGACGTGAAGGCCGTCGAGTACTACATCCGCCACCACCTGCCCGACGACATGGCGGACGTCGTCCCGTGGATCCACTTCGGGCTGACCAGCGAGGACGTGAACAACCTCGCGCACCGCCTGCTCGTCGGCCCGGCCGTCGAGGAGGTGCTGCTCGGCGAACTGCGGGACGTGCGCGACACGCTGGTCGACATGGCCCGCGAGCACCGCGACCTCCCGATGCTCGCCCGGACCCACGGCCAGCCCGCGACGCCGACGACGTTCGGCAAGGAGATGGCCGTCTACGCCGCCCGCCTCGGCCGCGCGACGGGCCGCATCCGGCGCGCGCTCGACGGGATCACCGGGAAGCTCGGCGGCGCGAGCGGGACGTTCGCCGCCCACGACGCCGCGCTCCCGGAAGTCGACTGGCGGGCCTTCGCCCGCGAGTTCGTGACCGGGCTCGGCATGGAGTACGCGCCGCTGACGACGCAGGTCAACCCCTGCGACGACCTCGCGGAGCTGTTCGACGCGCTGCGGGGCGCGAACAACGTCCTCCTCGACCTGGACCGGGACGTCTGGCTGTACGTGAGCGACCGCTACCTCGGCCAAGAAGCGACGGAGGGCGAGACGGGGTCGTCGACGATGCCCCACAAGGTCAACCCGATCGACTTCGAGAACAGCGAGGGGAACCTCTCGAAGGCAAACAGCGACCTGACGTTCCTCGCGGACTACATCACGACGTCGCGGCTGCAGCGGGACCTCTCGGACTCGACCGTCAAGCGCAACATCGGCGCGGCGCTTGCCCACTGTCTGATCGGCTACACCAAGACCGCCGACGGCCTCGACAAGGTCGTCCCCAACGAGCAGGTGATGCGCGACGACCTGCGGGCGACCCCGGAGGTCATCGGGGAAGCCGTCCAGACGATCCTCCGCCGCGAGGGCCACGGGGACGCCTACGAGCGCGTGAAGGCGCTCACCCGCGGGCAGGACGTGTCGATCGAGGACTTCCGGGACCTGTTCGACGACCTCGACGTGGACGCGGAAACCCGGGCGGATCTGCGTGCGCTCTCGCCGGAGACGTACGTCGGCGTGGCCGACGCGCTCGTCGACGACGTCGACGTCGACCGGTAG